One region of Mesotoga infera genomic DNA includes:
- a CDS encoding fumarate hydratase, translated as MIAAKEIIIRLGEEVSTANTEMDPYIVEQLDLYQGPFSEVLKKNVTISRRTGLPICQDTGFLEFFV; from the coding sequence GTGATTGCAGCTAAGGAAATAATTATCAGACTCGGAGAAGAGGTTTCAACGGCAAACACTGAAATGGATCCTTACATTGTCGAGCAGCTCGATCTCTATCAAGGGCCATTCTCGGAAGTCTTGAAGAAAAACGTCACCATTTCTAGGAGAACAGGACTCCCCATTTGTCAGGATACAGGTTTTCTAGAATTCTTCGTCTT